Proteins from a single region of Chryseomicrobium sp. FSL W7-1435:
- a CDS encoding sugar-binding protein — MKKNNMWKWAGLLAASMVFVAGCNSTGGDSSSGVDVGIVLPTKDEPRWVQDEQRFKDALADSDYSTEILFSQGSSAKEKENVDALLNKGIDVLIITPHDGAAAGAAVEAAKQEGVTVISYDRLITDTDAVDYYVTFDSLAVGAAQAQYLIDNADGSGIPLYLYAGAASDNNAFLFFQGAWEVLQPKIADGTFVIANSSEAEALSDKAELSRDELGKIIGQVTTNWDPNEAKNKAQTHLTAAADDQKGDVAILAPNDGTARAIADVFGSDSAITSFFVTGQDAEKASIQYIIDGQQSMTVFKDVRTLVQDAMGMAVDILDGNDPETTGSYDNGAVEVKAKQTDVIVVDQENVKAELIDSEYYEASEFTGLE, encoded by the coding sequence ATGAAGAAAAACAATATGTGGAAATGGGCTGGGTTACTTGCAGCGTCCATGGTATTTGTTGCTGGGTGTAATTCAACAGGTGGAGATTCAAGTAGTGGTGTAGACGTGGGGATCGTTTTACCAACAAAAGATGAGCCACGTTGGGTACAAGATGAGCAGCGCTTTAAAGATGCTTTAGCTGATTCAGATTATTCAACAGAGATTTTATTTAGCCAAGGGTCATCTGCAAAAGAAAAAGAAAATGTAGATGCACTATTAAATAAAGGAATTGATGTATTGATCATCACTCCTCATGACGGAGCGGCAGCGGGTGCTGCAGTTGAAGCGGCAAAACAAGAAGGTGTTACTGTCATTTCTTATGACCGTTTGATCACAGATACAGATGCAGTAGATTATTACGTGACATTCGATAGCTTAGCAGTAGGTGCAGCACAAGCACAATATTTGATTGATAATGCAGATGGTTCAGGAATCCCACTTTATCTTTATGCAGGAGCGGCATCTGATAACAACGCCTTCTTATTCTTCCAAGGTGCTTGGGAAGTATTACAACCAAAAATTGCAGATGGCACATTTGTCATTGCTAACTCTTCTGAAGCAGAAGCGCTTAGCGACAAAGCAGAACTTTCTCGCGATGAACTTGGTAAAATTATTGGTCAAGTAACAACGAACTGGGATCCAAACGAAGCGAAAAACAAGGCACAAACACACTTAACAGCAGCAGCTGACGATCAAAAAGGTGATGTAGCTATTTTAGCACCTAACGATGGAACAGCTCGCGCAATTGCAGATGTATTTGGTTCTGATAGTGCTATCACATCATTCTTTGTAACTGGTCAAGATGCTGAAAAAGCGTCTATTCAATACATTATTGATGGTCAACAATCTATGACTGTATTTAAAGACGTACGTACATTGGTTCAAGATGCAATGGGTATGGCGGTTGATATCTTAGACGGTAATGACCCAGAAACAACAGGTTCTTATGACAATGGTGCAGTAGAAGTAAAAGCTAAACAAACAGATGTTATTGTTGTCGATCAAGAAAATGTAAAAGCAGAGCTTATCGACTCAGAATACTATGAGGCAAGTGAGTTCACAGGATTAGAGTAA
- a CDS encoding nitroreductase family protein, whose protein sequence is MTTITQPTYQQTVKERRSIRVYNPEVKIEKQEMMELLEEASLAPSSLNLQPWRFLVIDSEEGKGKLKELAKFNQRQVDTSAAVIAVFVDMNSSDTTQEIYDLAVEKGVMPADVRDRQVPMIKNMLNDIPREDMRAMNFIDAGLVSMQIMLSAQSRGYATNPIGGFEKAKIAEAFGLEKERFEPVMLISIGQAAEDGYQSVRLPIQDLAKWV, encoded by the coding sequence ATGACAACTATAACACAACCAACATATCAGCAAACGGTAAAAGAACGCCGTTCGATTCGCGTATACAATCCAGAAGTTAAGATTGAAAAACAAGAGATGATGGAGTTATTAGAAGAGGCATCTCTTGCGCCATCTTCATTGAACTTGCAGCCATGGCGCTTCCTTGTTATCGACAGCGAAGAAGGGAAAGGTAAACTGAAAGAACTAGCTAAGTTTAACCAACGTCAAGTAGACACATCAGCTGCTGTAATTGCTGTTTTTGTCGATATGAATAGCAGTGATACAACCCAAGAAATTTATGACTTGGCAGTAGAAAAAGGTGTTATGCCTGCTGATGTTCGTGATCGCCAAGTGCCAATGATTAAAAATATGTTAAATGACATTCCACGAGAAGACATGAGAGCTATGAATTTTATTGATGCAGGACTTGTATCGATGCAAATAATGTTATCTGCTCAAAGTCGTGGCTATGCAACAAATCCAATCGGTGGTTTTGAAAAAGCCAAGATCGCAGAAGCTTTTGGATTAGAGAAAGAGCGCTTTGAACCAGTTATGCTCATTTCAATCGGTCAAGCAGCAGAGGACGGCTATCAATCCGTTCGCTTACCGATTCAAGATTTAGCTAAATGGGTGTAA
- a CDS encoding alpha/beta hydrolase, whose amino-acid sequence MKHVFKQGTNPQAPTLLLLHGTGGNEHDLLAIASMIDEEANVLSVRGNVLENGMPRFFKRLAMGVLDQEDLAFRTKELHDYIQQAANDYNFDRENVVAVGYSNGANIAANLIMTEQQSVAGAILYHPMIPNPDAQIPNLAKLPVFIGAGVNDQMVPYKESEGLKAMLLEHGAEVDMHVEPYGHQLTGSEVEASKIWYARNYKQSN is encoded by the coding sequence ATGAAACATGTATTCAAACAAGGTACTAACCCCCAAGCACCTACACTACTGTTATTGCACGGTACAGGAGGGAACGAACACGACTTGTTAGCGATTGCTTCGATGATTGATGAAGAAGCTAACGTTCTAAGTGTACGTGGAAACGTCCTTGAGAATGGGATGCCACGCTTTTTCAAGCGTCTAGCAATGGGAGTACTGGATCAAGAAGATTTGGCCTTCCGAACGAAGGAATTACATGACTACATTCAACAAGCTGCGAATGACTATAATTTTGACCGGGAAAACGTGGTGGCAGTCGGTTATTCGAATGGGGCAAACATCGCGGCTAATCTCATCATGACGGAACAACAAAGCGTTGCCGGAGCCATCCTGTATCATCCTATGATTCCGAACCCAGACGCGCAGATTCCGAATTTAGCAAAGTTGCCAGTCTTTATAGGGGCCGGAGTCAATGATCAAATGGTGCCTTATAAAGAATCAGAAGGGCTCAAAGCTATGCTGCTTGAACATGGAGCAGAAGTGGACATGCACGTTGAGCCATACGGTCACCAGTTGACGGGAAGCGAAGTAGAGGCATCAAAAATATGGTACGCGCGCAATTATAAGCAGAGTAATTGA
- a CDS encoding MarR family transcriptional regulator, translating to MDTKQVGLAIEALVRTSGAFHQRIKEDAVKNELHVTEFSVLELLYHQGRQPVQKVAKHVLITSGSTTYVLDKLVKKQLITRTVCTEDRRITYIELSASGQQLMEQAFPEHLERMSQYFTGIEEEEFKQWLEITRKLGKAARKGD from the coding sequence ATGGATACGAAACAAGTAGGTTTAGCAATTGAAGCACTCGTTCGGACGTCTGGCGCCTTTCACCAACGAATCAAAGAAGATGCCGTGAAAAATGAGTTACACGTTACTGAGTTTTCAGTTCTTGAACTGCTCTATCATCAAGGAAGACAACCGGTTCAAAAGGTAGCCAAACATGTATTGATTACAAGCGGTAGTACAACATACGTACTAGATAAACTTGTGAAGAAGCAACTTATTACACGTACGGTCTGTACGGAAGATCGACGTATTACGTATATAGAGCTGAGTGCATCAGGACAACAGTTGATGGAACAAGCATTTCCTGAGCATCTTGAGCGAATGAGTCAGTATTTTACTGGGATTGAAGAAGAGGAATTTAAACAATGGTTAGAAATTACACGAAAATTGGGCAAAGCAGCTCGCAAAGGAGACTGA
- a CDS encoding acetyl-CoA C-acetyltransferase — translation MKNVYIVEGARTAFTAFGGSFSAVPADELGKVTAQEAMKRAGVLPEQIDHVIYGNVIHSHTNAAYLARHIGLKAGVPKEVPALTLNRLCGSGTQALVSAAQLIQLGEADVVLAGGAENMSMAPFASFTSRFHQAKLGPMKFEDMILSTLTDDYTGNGMGMTAEKLADMYTISREEQDAFAVESNQRAAAARESGRFAKEIVPFPLTSRKGTVMVELDEHIKPDTTVESLGKLRPSFKKEGSVTAGNASGINDGAASLVLAGEEAVTKQELKPIARIVSWGVSGVDPEIMGIGPVPAIKQALERANMTLDQMDLVEVNEAFAAQYLAVEKELGLDRAKTNVNGGALALGHPVGTSGARIVLSLAYELQERNLQYGVASLCIGGGQGIAMIIERV, via the coding sequence TTGAAAAATGTTTATATAGTAGAAGGAGCACGCACGGCATTTACAGCATTTGGGGGATCATTCTCAGCTGTACCAGCGGATGAGCTTGGGAAAGTAACTGCGCAAGAAGCAATGAAGCGAGCAGGTGTTTTGCCTGAACAAATTGATCATGTCATTTATGGCAATGTCATTCATTCACATACAAATGCGGCTTACCTTGCGCGTCACATTGGTCTAAAAGCGGGTGTTCCAAAAGAAGTTCCAGCATTAACGCTAAACCGTCTATGCGGTTCTGGGACGCAAGCGCTTGTGTCGGCAGCTCAGTTGATTCAACTGGGTGAAGCAGATGTGGTTTTAGCTGGTGGAGCCGAGAACATGTCTATGGCACCTTTTGCAAGTTTCACGAGCAGATTCCATCAAGCAAAGCTAGGACCGATGAAGTTTGAAGACATGATACTGTCTACTCTAACCGATGACTATACGGGCAATGGGATGGGTATGACTGCAGAAAAGCTTGCCGACATGTATACCATCAGTCGTGAAGAACAAGATGCGTTTGCAGTTGAGAGTAACCAGCGTGCAGCAGCGGCACGTGAATCAGGAAGGTTTGCAAAAGAGATCGTGCCGTTTCCACTGACCTCTCGAAAAGGAACTGTCATGGTCGAGCTAGATGAACATATTAAACCTGACACGACAGTAGAGTCGCTCGGAAAACTTCGTCCTTCGTTTAAAAAAGAAGGTTCTGTAACAGCTGGAAATGCTAGTGGGATTAATGATGGTGCAGCAAGCTTAGTACTTGCAGGAGAAGAAGCTGTAACGAAACAAGAGTTAAAGCCAATTGCTCGTATTGTGTCATGGGGTGTTTCTGGAGTAGATCCTGAAATCATGGGAATCGGTCCAGTCCCAGCAATTAAACAGGCTCTGGAGCGCGCAAACATGACACTGGATCAAATGGATTTAGTGGAAGTCAATGAAGCGTTCGCGGCCCAGTATTTGGCTGTTGAGAAAGAACTCGGTCTTGACCGTGCAAAAACGAATGTCAATGGCGGTGCTTTAGCGCTTGGTCACCCTGTTGGTACTAGTGGAGCACGAATCGTTTTAAGTCTTGCCTATGAGTTGCAAGAACGGAACTTACAATATGGTGTTGCCAGTCTTTGTATCGGTGGCGGCCAAGGCATTGCCATGATTATCGAACGCGTTTAA
- the mdh gene encoding malate dehydrogenase, with protein sequence MTFRRTKIAVIGAGFTGATTAFMLAQKELGDVVLLDIPQQENPTKGKALDMLETGPVQKFSTRVQGASDYEAIRDADLVIVTAGIARKPGMSRDDLVATNAGIMRTVSENIKHYAPNSFILVLSNPVDAMTYVCYKTTGFSKNRVIGQSGVLDTARFSTFVAEELNISAKDITGFVLGGHGDDMVPLVRYSSAGGVPLTVLLSEERLQAIVERTRKGGGEIVALLGNGSAYYAPAAALVEMAEALIKDEKRILPAIAYLEGEYGYSDIYLGVPTVLGGNGIERIIELELTEAEKTALDRSAESVKTVMNLV encoded by the coding sequence ATGACTTTTCGACGTACTAAGATTGCTGTGATCGGGGCGGGTTTTACAGGAGCTACAACAGCTTTTATGCTCGCACAGAAGGAGTTAGGGGATGTTGTCTTACTAGACATCCCACAACAAGAGAATCCGACTAAAGGAAAAGCGCTTGATATGCTGGAGACAGGACCTGTCCAAAAGTTTAGCACTCGAGTTCAAGGGGCTTCCGATTATGAGGCGATTCGTGACGCGGACCTTGTTATTGTTACAGCGGGAATTGCTCGCAAGCCTGGCATGAGCCGTGATGATTTGGTAGCCACGAATGCAGGAATCATGAGGACAGTATCAGAAAACATTAAACACTATGCACCAAACAGTTTCATCCTTGTCCTCAGTAATCCAGTGGATGCCATGACTTACGTATGTTACAAGACGACAGGCTTCTCAAAAAACCGTGTCATTGGTCAATCCGGTGTACTTGATACAGCTAGATTTTCTACTTTCGTAGCAGAAGAATTGAACATCTCGGCGAAAGACATCACAGGCTTTGTGTTAGGTGGACATGGGGATGACATGGTGCCGCTGGTTCGGTATTCGAGCGCTGGTGGAGTACCACTAACTGTGTTGCTTTCCGAAGAACGTTTGCAAGCTATAGTAGAACGCACACGCAAAGGCGGCGGAGAAATTGTAGCATTGCTTGGTAACGGAAGTGCTTATTATGCACCTGCCGCAGCACTCGTTGAAATGGCTGAAGCACTCATTAAAGACGAGAAGCGGATTTTACCGGCCATTGCTTATTTAGAAGGAGAGTACGGCTACTCAGATATTTATTTGGGTGTACCGACTGTGCTTGGCGGAAACGGCATCGAACGAATTATTGAACTCGAACTTACAGAAGCTGAAAAGACGGCACTTGACCGCTCAGCTGAATCAGTGAAAACGGTAATGAACTTAGTATAG
- a CDS encoding CopD family protein, with translation MELLVMAGQLVLSLGLAVLVGSFLLLAVPETKRPALRVSPIIILISTLAVVIGAFIPILQITFALMPRQSFTTALETVLLSYRTGIAWDFTLLGGVLLILFYTVFQERREWYFQAGYLALTTFLIGTIAWASHASSIAPIKGFIGDFLHLLAAAVWVGVVLVIAWFSTNTQNWLPWLKWFSPVAFISFVTMGVSGFLLMDLTVPNYATGLSTSYGQGLFIKQVLMIPLVAYIVINSFFMKRWIESRKLDPIPWVRAESIILVAIFTVTAFFSHQAPPSSMVMEANLSALSTFFLQDSVQSGVQLGLQVGIGTVLFGGLAILFSGLVVTSFIKRAPLLAGGFFSLAAILSAYIAMMSGITTI, from the coding sequence ATGGAACTCCTCGTTATGGCAGGGCAGCTTGTACTGTCGCTTGGACTGGCTGTTCTTGTTGGAAGTTTTTTATTGCTGGCGGTCCCTGAAACCAAACGGCCCGCTTTGCGAGTATCTCCAATTATAATACTCATCAGTACACTAGCAGTGGTGATTGGGGCGTTTATACCTATACTTCAGATCACATTTGCTCTAATGCCACGTCAATCGTTTACTACTGCACTTGAAACGGTCTTGCTCTCTTACCGAACAGGCATCGCTTGGGATTTCACACTTCTAGGAGGCGTGCTGTTAATTTTGTTTTACACAGTATTTCAAGAGAGACGCGAATGGTATTTCCAAGCAGGGTATCTTGCATTGACGACATTTTTAATAGGGACGATTGCTTGGGCTAGTCATGCAAGCTCTATCGCGCCAATCAAAGGTTTTATTGGTGACTTTTTGCACCTACTGGCAGCAGCGGTATGGGTCGGAGTGGTATTAGTAATTGCATGGTTCTCAACGAATACACAGAACTGGCTGCCTTGGTTGAAGTGGTTCTCTCCCGTAGCTTTCATTAGTTTCGTAACGATGGGGGTAAGTGGATTCTTGCTAATGGATTTAACGGTTCCGAATTATGCGACAGGACTCAGCACTTCCTATGGGCAAGGACTTTTCATCAAACAGGTATTGATGATCCCCCTCGTTGCTTACATTGTCATTAACAGCTTCTTTATGAAACGATGGATCGAATCACGAAAATTGGACCCTATCCCATGGGTACGGGCAGAATCCATTATCTTGGTTGCGATTTTTACAGTTACTGCGTTTTTCAGCCATCAAGCTCCCCCAAGCAGCATGGTTATGGAAGCAAATTTATCGGCGCTGTCCACGTTCTTTTTACAAGACTCTGTTCAGTCCGGTGTTCAACTAGGATTACAAGTAGGTATTGGAACTGTGTTGTTTGGAGGTCTCGCAATTTTGTTTAGTGGTTTGGTTGTTACATCATTTATTAAGCGAGCGCCACTTCTAGCAGGAGGGTTCTTTAGTCTAGCTGCTATTCTTTCGGCTTATATTGCAATGATGTCCGGCATTACCACCATTTAA
- a CDS encoding copper resistance protein CopC: MKRSLILITILMSLFITSVASAHTELSATTPEDGAELTETIDAITLTYSGQIEEGSVFDVLTESGQEVAVTDFTIEDGVLTGQLEQPLENGTYTVNWNSISEDGHPLNGTFGFTVNAPVEEVAAEEEVATEEEEEPVAGEQEEMDDSSQATEVASTTATAEEEGTSPFIWIIAALAVVLVAVSILTITRRKRA, from the coding sequence ATGAAACGTAGCTTAATTTTAATCACTATTTTAATGAGTTTATTTATTACATCAGTCGCTTCTGCACACACTGAACTTAGCGCAACAACTCCAGAAGACGGAGCAGAGCTGACAGAAACAATTGATGCGATTACACTTACGTACTCAGGTCAAATTGAGGAAGGTAGTGTATTTGATGTCTTAACGGAATCTGGGCAAGAAGTAGCTGTGACAGACTTCACAATTGAGGACGGCGTTTTAACGGGTCAATTAGAACAGCCCCTTGAAAACGGCACGTACACTGTCAATTGGAATTCGATCAGTGAAGACGGACATCCACTAAACGGGACGTTTGGATTTACTGTCAATGCACCAGTGGAGGAAGTAGCTGCTGAAGAAGAGGTGGCAACGGAAGAAGAGGAAGAGCCGGTTGCCGGGGAGCAAGAAGAAATGGATGACTCATCTCAAGCGACAGAAGTGGCGTCTACAACAGCAACAGCTGAAGAAGAGGGCACTTCACCATTCATTTGGATCATTGCCGCACTAGCGGTAGTTTTAGTGGCAGTTAGCATTCTTACTATTACAAGAAGAAAGAGAGCGTAA
- a CDS encoding undecaprenyl-diphosphate phosphatase, translating into MEELIILLKYIFLGSLQGFTEPIPISSSGHLVIAQELFGIEMSVDDFTFEILMNFASLLAVLAIYRKDLIRLATNSLSYVRIKTEETKKDFQFVLYLLIATIPAGVIGLLFEDTIAAVFRSTKTVAVALIATGIALFFIRNLKGRKNDGDLTWKDAVIVGFAQAIALIPGVSRSGATIVAAMGLGMKQETALRFSFLLFIPISLGLILVKIPDLALGDMWLPYLLAFIFSFGFSYFALKWFMNIMARGNLIYFTIYCLVVGFGFLIFG; encoded by the coding sequence ATGGAAGAATTAATCATTTTATTAAAGTACATATTTTTAGGATCTCTACAAGGATTTACAGAACCAATTCCTATCTCATCTAGTGGACACCTTGTGATTGCTCAAGAATTATTCGGTATTGAGATGAGTGTTGACGATTTCACGTTTGAAATCTTAATGAATTTTGCGTCACTTCTTGCGGTTCTGGCTATCTACCGCAAAGACCTTATACGTTTGGCTACAAACTCATTGAGTTATGTACGTATCAAAACGGAAGAAACAAAAAAAGATTTTCAATTTGTGCTCTACTTACTTATCGCAACGATTCCTGCCGGTGTGATTGGCTTATTATTTGAAGATACAATTGCTGCTGTATTCAGGTCGACAAAGACTGTAGCCGTGGCGCTAATTGCTACGGGTATCGCGCTCTTCTTTATTCGAAATTTAAAGGGACGTAAGAATGATGGAGATTTGACGTGGAAAGATGCGGTAATCGTGGGGTTTGCTCAAGCAATCGCCTTAATCCCAGGGGTCAGTCGTTCTGGTGCAACGATTGTTGCAGCGATGGGTCTTGGCATGAAGCAAGAAACGGCACTTCGTTTCTCCTTCTTATTGTTCATTCCTATAAGTTTAGGTCTCATCTTGGTGAAAATACCTGATCTTGCTCTTGGAGACATGTGGCTACCCTACTTACTTGCCTTTATTTTCTCATTCGGGTTCTCTTACTTTGCCTTGAAATGGTTCATGAACATCATGGCGCGTGGTAATCTAATCTATTTCACGATTTACTGTTTAGTTGTCGGGTTTGGATTCTTAATTTTTGGCTAA
- the rpmG gene encoding 50S ribosomal protein L33, whose translation MRVNITLACTETGDRNYITKKNKRNNPERIELKKYCPRLKRVTLHRETK comes from the coding sequence ATGCGAGTAAACATTACATTGGCATGTACAGAAACAGGAGACCGTAATTACATTACTAAAAAGAACAAGCGGAATAATCCGGAGCGTATTGAGTTAAAAAAATATTGCCCACGTTTGAAGCGTGTGACGTTGCATCGGGAAACAAAGTAA
- a CDS encoding GTP-binding protein: protein MRKIPVTVLSGYLGAGKTTLLNHILANREGLKVAVIVNDMSEVNIDAEIVKQGGFRHTEEKLVEMQNGCICCTLREDLIVEVQKLVEAGDIDYLVIESSGISEPIPVAQTFTYIDETVGIDLGQISRLDTMVTVVDANRFWHDFTSGETLLDRKEAVGEEDEREVADLLIDQIEFANVILINKVDMLKEENVAELKGVIRKLNPGAKIYETDHSKIPLDHVLDTGLFDFEEASQGAGWIKELNEEHIPETEEYGISSFVFRAERPFHPERLMDWLMEWPVEVVRAKGFLWIATRPKDAILLSQAGPAMTIEKIGYWEEDTDAHLTELVLIGIKMEQAGIRQDLESCLLSEEEFKQDWSSFNDTLPGAETIVQN from the coding sequence ATGAGAAAAATTCCTGTAACCGTTTTGAGTGGCTATCTTGGAGCTGGAAAAACAACATTGCTCAACCATATCCTCGCAAATCGCGAAGGACTTAAAGTGGCTGTCATCGTAAACGATATGAGCGAAGTCAATATAGATGCTGAAATCGTTAAACAGGGTGGCTTTCGCCATACAGAAGAGAAGCTTGTAGAAATGCAGAATGGTTGTATTTGCTGCACTTTGCGGGAAGATTTGATCGTGGAAGTGCAAAAGCTAGTTGAAGCAGGAGACATCGATTATTTGGTCATCGAATCTTCAGGAATCAGCGAACCGATTCCAGTTGCCCAGACGTTTACCTACATTGATGAAACTGTCGGAATCGATTTAGGACAAATTAGTCGCTTAGATACGATGGTGACAGTGGTGGACGCCAACCGATTCTGGCATGACTTCACTTCAGGAGAAACGCTTCTCGACCGGAAAGAAGCAGTTGGAGAAGAGGATGAGCGCGAAGTGGCAGATTTGCTGATTGATCAGATTGAATTTGCAAACGTCATTTTAATTAATAAAGTAGACATGCTGAAAGAAGAAAACGTAGCTGAGTTAAAAGGTGTCATTCGTAAACTAAATCCAGGGGCGAAAATCTACGAGACAGATCATTCGAAAATTCCATTGGACCACGTATTGGACACGGGACTATTTGATTTTGAAGAAGCTAGTCAAGGTGCTGGATGGATCAAAGAGCTAAACGAAGAGCATATCCCAGAGACTGAAGAGTATGGGATTTCATCTTTTGTGTTTAGAGCTGAACGTCCTTTCCATCCGGAACGTTTAATGGATTGGTTGATGGAATGGCCAGTGGAAGTTGTTCGAGCAAAAGGATTCTTATGGATTGCAACTCGACCAAAAGATGCCATTTTGCTTTCACAAGCAGGTCCAGCCATGACGATAGAGAAAATAGGGTATTGGGAAGAAGACACAGATGCTCATTTAACAGAGCTTGTGTTAATAGGAATCAAAATGGAGCAAGCCGGCATTCGTCAAGATCTTGAAAGCTGCCTGTTGTCAGAGGAAGAGTTCAAACAAGATTGGTCATCATTTAACGATACTCTGCCTGGTGCAGAAACTATCGTTCAAAACTAG
- a CDS encoding NUDIX domain-containing protein, whose translation MVEVLRTFTKDFRYLRDKEREEVHKDGDWHEVFHCWVLEKRLGEWWIYLQQRSLKKKDYPGDLDITAAGHIEASERVEDGVRELHEELGILVAFDELMSLGVIPYHIQTNQINDAEFAHVFLYVHKGELDDLIIQREELDGLYATRLSDFLDLIDESVHQVSIEGYQYKESVRVDETRFMTLEDLGALPKEYLYPLKARIENVSLERV comes from the coding sequence ATGGTAGAGGTACTACGAACATTTACGAAGGACTTTCGCTACTTGCGAGATAAAGAACGAGAAGAAGTTCATAAGGATGGAGATTGGCATGAAGTGTTTCATTGTTGGGTGCTTGAGAAACGTCTAGGAGAATGGTGGATCTATCTTCAGCAGAGAAGTTTAAAGAAAAAGGATTATCCAGGGGATTTAGATATTACAGCAGCTGGTCACATAGAGGCATCGGAACGTGTTGAAGATGGCGTGCGAGAGCTGCATGAAGAGCTAGGGATCTTAGTCGCTTTTGATGAATTGATGTCTCTTGGCGTGATTCCCTATCACATTCAGACAAACCAAATAAATGATGCTGAGTTTGCCCATGTCTTTTTGTATGTTCACAAGGGGGAACTCGATGACCTTATCATTCAACGTGAAGAGCTAGATGGATTGTATGCAACGCGGCTAAGCGATTTCCTTGACTTGATTGACGAAAGTGTCCACCAAGTTTCAATTGAAGGCTACCAGTATAAAGAAAGTGTTCGAGTGGATGAAACTCGCTTCATGACACTCGAAGACCTAGGGGCATTGCCCAAAGAATATTTATATCCATTAAAAGCTCGAATTGAAAATGTTTCACTTGAAAGAGTCTAA
- a CDS encoding phosphatidate cytidylyltransferase, giving the protein MNSTFYVVYVVFLILIAVSLLVSVITYFQKRKNKGLNKYEQLVIRTKLWWGMATIFGLSFLVHPTISLLSLMVLCFLALREYFSMFETRKHDRRLFIWAYLAIPINFYWIHIGWYGMFIVFIPIYVFLFLPLARLFQKSSAGFIKSVSMTQWGLMLLVFGLSHLALFAKMPEITRHDVGIATQYGALMVLFLIPLTQANDVIQYMVSKKWGKRKVLPVANPDLTWEGVIAGIVGTTLLAAILAPWITPMSVPFSIFAGFLIGATGFFGTAVMSALKRNFFLRETGEGPVIESKTINKVDSLTYTAPLFFHLVYWGIF; this is encoded by the coding sequence ATGAACTCTACGTTCTATGTCGTCTATGTTGTGTTTTTGATTTTGATTGCTGTTAGTCTTCTTGTATCAGTTATAACATATTTTCAAAAGAGGAAAAATAAGGGGCTCAATAAATATGAACAATTGGTGATTCGGACAAAGCTTTGGTGGGGGATGGCGACAATTTTTGGATTGTCCTTTTTAGTTCATCCGACTATCTCTTTGTTGTCACTAATGGTTCTATGTTTTCTAGCGCTTCGAGAGTATTTTTCAATGTTTGAAACACGCAAGCATGATCGCAGACTTTTTATTTGGGCATACCTTGCCATTCCAATAAATTTTTACTGGATTCATATTGGTTGGTACGGCATGTTTATTGTGTTCATTCCCATTTATGTCTTCTTGTTTTTGCCATTAGCTCGATTGTTTCAAAAGAGCAGTGCTGGATTTATAAAATCTGTCAGTATGACGCAGTGGGGACTTATGCTATTGGTTTTTGGATTAAGCCACTTGGCACTTTTTGCGAAGATGCCTGAAATTACGCGCCATGATGTGGGGATTGCAACGCAGTACGGGGCTTTAATGGTTCTCTTTCTTATTCCTTTAACGCAAGCGAATGATGTCATTCAATACATGGTCTCAAAAAAATGGGGAAAACGAAAAGTATTGCCTGTTGCCAATCCAGACTTGACGTGGGAGGGGGTCATCGCAGGAATTGTAGGAACAACCCTTCTTGCTGCCATCCTAGCCCCATGGATTACACCGATGTCTGTACCGTTTAGTATATTTGCTGGGTTCTTAATTGGTGCAACTGGATTCTTCGGAACAGCCGTCATGTCTGCTTTGAAGCGTAATTTTTTCTTGCGGGAGACGGGGGAGGGCCCAGTTATTGAGAGTAAAACGATTAATAAAGTGGATAGCCTCACCTATACAGCGCCTCTGTTCTTCCATTTGGTTTACTGGGGCATATTTTAA